In Flammeovirgaceae bacterium 311, one DNA window encodes the following:
- a CDS encoding ATPase (COG0714 MoxR-like ATPases), producing MEDIQTPFANRINLEELQSSMAQIRAAVGSVIVGQQEMVELMLVALLAEGHVLLEGVPGVAKTLTAKLLAAAIDTGFSRIQFTPDLMPSDILGTSVFNVKTSDFEFRSGPIFSNLVLIDEINRAPAKTQAALFEVMEERQVTMDGKTMRMGEPFMVLATQNPIEQEGTYRLPEAQLDRFLFRIDVPYPNLDEEVLILQGHHERGKGFSAAAVKPVLGPEQIASARASARQVHVSQDLLRYIARLVTTTRAYPDLYLGASPRASVAILTAAKAYAALQGRDFITPEDVKWLAIPVLQHRVALTPEREMEGRKEADVLREMIETVEVPR from the coding sequence ATGGAAGATATACAAACACCTTTTGCCAATCGCATTAACCTGGAAGAACTGCAGAGCAGCATGGCTCAGATCCGTGCGGCTGTGGGCTCAGTGATAGTGGGGCAGCAGGAAATGGTAGAGCTGATGCTGGTAGCCCTGCTGGCCGAGGGGCATGTGCTGCTGGAAGGGGTACCGGGGGTGGCCAAAACATTAACGGCAAAGCTCCTGGCAGCGGCCATAGATACTGGTTTTTCGCGCATTCAGTTTACCCCGGACCTGATGCCTTCTGATATTCTTGGAACTTCAGTTTTTAATGTAAAAACTTCTGATTTCGAATTCAGGAGCGGTCCCATTTTTAGCAACCTGGTGCTAATTGATGAAATTAACCGGGCACCGGCCAAAACACAGGCGGCCCTTTTTGAGGTAATGGAAGAGCGGCAGGTAACCATGGATGGCAAAACCATGCGCATGGGCGAGCCCTTTATGGTATTGGCTACCCAAAACCCGATAGAGCAGGAGGGTACCTACCGCCTGCCCGAAGCTCAGCTGGACCGTTTCCTGTTCCGCATCGATGTGCCATACCCGAACCTGGACGAAGAGGTGCTGATCCTGCAGGGGCATCATGAGCGGGGTAAGGGTTTTTCGGCTGCGGCCGTAAAGCCTGTGCTGGGGCCGGAGCAGATTGCCAGCGCTCGTGCTTCTGCCCGGCAGGTGCATGTGAGCCAGGATTTGCTGCGCTACATCGCCCGCCTGGTTACTACCACCCGTGCCTATCCCGATCTGTACCTGGGCGCTTCACCACGGGCATCGGTCGCCATCCTCACTGCTGCCAAGGCCTATGCCGCCCTGCAGGGACGCGATTTTATTACCCCCGAGGATGTGAAGTGGCTGGCCATCCCTGTGCTGCAACACCGGGTAGCCCTAACGCCAGAGCGCGAAATGGAAGGTCGCAAAGAAGCAGATGTGCTCAGGGAAATGATTGAAACCGTAGAAGTACCCCGCTAG
- a CDS encoding membrane protein (COG1300 Uncharacterized membrane protein), giving the protein MREAVFVKTNYPKWKSFEAVMQKNKAATPDELAELFVQLTDDLAFARTHYPESDITRYLNNLAAGVHQRIYRNKKEDLGRFVSFWTRELPLLFREARRPLLYSFLIFIISVGIGILSSEYDTTYARLILGDGYVNMTLENIEKGDPMAVYKDEEMLSMFAAIAFNNLRVALTIFAAGLVLSVGAGLILFYNGVMVGAFQYFFLQKGLFWTSFLTIWVHGTLEMASFIIAGAAGLVVGNSFLFPGTYPRIESFKRGAQKGLKMLIGVLPIIVVAAVLESYITRFTDWHWSIKAVIILTSALFMLYYFVIYPSQLERKEDAGAVH; this is encoded by the coding sequence ATGCGCGAGGCCGTATTTGTCAAAACTAATTATCCAAAATGGAAGTCTTTTGAGGCAGTAATGCAAAAAAATAAGGCAGCCACGCCTGATGAGCTCGCTGAGCTCTTTGTGCAGCTAACTGATGATCTTGCCTTTGCCCGCACACATTATCCTGAGAGTGATATTACCCGCTACCTGAACAACCTGGCTGCCGGGGTGCACCAGCGCATTTACCGCAATAAAAAAGAAGACCTGGGCCGCTTTGTGAGCTTCTGGACCCGGGAGCTGCCCCTGCTGTTCCGGGAAGCGCGGCGTCCGCTGCTGTATTCTTTTCTGATCTTTATTATTTCTGTTGGCATCGGCATCCTTTCTTCTGAATACGATACCACCTACGCCCGCCTGATCCTGGGAGATGGTTATGTGAACATGACGCTGGAAAATATTGAAAAAGGCGATCCGATGGCCGTGTACAAAGATGAGGAAATGCTTAGCATGTTTGCAGCCATTGCCTTTAACAACCTAAGGGTTGCCCTTACTATTTTTGCCGCCGGCCTGGTGCTTTCTGTAGGGGCAGGGCTTATCCTGTTTTACAATGGCGTAATGGTAGGGGCTTTTCAGTATTTCTTTTTGCAAAAAGGGCTGTTCTGGACTTCCTTTCTCACTATATGGGTGCATGGTACGCTGGAGATGGCCTCCTTTATTATTGCCGGGGCTGCCGGCCTGGTGGTGGGCAACAGCTTTTTGTTTCCGGGCACCTACCCGCGCATAGAATCCTTTAAGCGGGGTGCCCAAAAAGGCCTGAAGATGCTGATTGGGGTACTGCCCATTATTGTGGTGGCGGCAGTGCTGGAATCTTACATAACACGCTTTACTGACTGGCACTGGTCCATAAAAGCAGTAATTATTCTTACATCTGCTCTGTTTATGCTCTATTACTTTGTAATTTATCCCTCTCAATTAGAACGCAAAGAGGATGCCGGAGCCGTACATTAA
- a CDS encoding hypothetical protein (COG1714 Predicted membrane protein/domain), with protein MQKVGIQTTQNVLIDYEVAGLGDRIGAYLLDSLLTGAYYVVLFLVNTEVSEMPTWLNILLILPPFLYHLLCEILLNGQSLGKRQLHLKVVRLDGTQPGIGSYLLRWLLRPLDIWLYGSVAIITILINGKGQRLGDLAAGTTVVKYRNQQYNFEQQLYKLAQENEYQVQFPQVNRLNEKDIALIRETLRNYRLTGNTQPVQVMADKAQELLGIQTNLAPLKLLHTLVKDFEHSNPQA; from the coding sequence ATGCAGAAAGTAGGGATACAAACCACCCAAAATGTATTGATCGACTATGAGGTTGCGGGATTGGGCGACCGTATTGGTGCTTATCTGTTAGACTCGCTGCTAACGGGTGCCTATTATGTTGTGTTGTTTCTGGTGAATACTGAGGTATCGGAAATGCCTACCTGGCTTAATATTTTACTGATTCTTCCACCTTTTCTGTACCACCTGCTGTGCGAAATACTGCTGAACGGCCAGAGCCTGGGAAAACGCCAGCTCCACCTGAAGGTAGTACGGCTCGATGGTACACAACCAGGTATTGGCAGCTACCTGCTGCGCTGGCTGCTGAGGCCACTGGATATCTGGCTGTATGGGTCGGTGGCCATAATTACTATTCTCATCAATGGCAAAGGCCAGCGGCTGGGCGATTTAGCTGCGGGCACTACGGTGGTAAAATACCGCAATCAGCAGTATAATTTTGAACAGCAACTCTATAAGCTGGCGCAGGAAAATGAATACCAGGTGCAGTTTCCACAGGTTAACCGCCTTAATGAAAAAGACATCGCACTAATCAGGGAAACTTTACGTAACTATCGTTTAACCGGCAATACACAGCCTGTACAGGTAATGGCCGACAAGGCCCAGGAGCTCTTAGGCATCCAGACTAACTTAGCGCCCCTGAAACTGTTGCATACACTGGTGAAGGATTTCGAGCATAGCAACCCCCAGGCCTGA
- a CDS encoding hypothetical protein (COG4892 Predicted heme/steroid binding protein), which translates to MLKEYTKAQLALRNGQDRPEIWCAYQGFIYDVAPSRLWRNGKHYEHWAGQDLTHELKDAPHTDKVFDKFVIIGKLKA; encoded by the coding sequence ATGCTGAAGGAATATACCAAAGCTCAGCTGGCGCTGCGCAACGGGCAGGACCGCCCCGAGATATGGTGCGCCTATCAGGGGTTCATTTATGATGTGGCTCCTTCGCGCCTGTGGCGCAACGGCAAACATTATGAGCATTGGGCTGGTCAGGATCTTACCCATGAACTAAAGGATGCACCTCATACAGACAAGGTGTTCGATAAATTTGTTATAATAGGAAAATTAAAAGCGTAA
- a CDS encoding hypothetical protein (COG2971 Predicted N-acetylglucosamine kinase), translated as MILIADSGSTKTQWRMLQPDGSISQARTSGYNPHHQTATEIKDLVQSELLPQLPAGNKPASIHFYGAGCSSEKSKSIVRMAFREVFPDVAVVVEHDLLAAARALCGTEPGIACILGTGSNSCFYDGSEITHNVYALGWIMGDEGSGSDLGKRVVADYLRYDMPDHLRQLFKQEHDITAEDVLDKIYRQPFPKPYIASFARFLHNNLQDPWCYRQVYNSFKSFLERNVVKYPDYQQHKLHFVGSVAYHYADVLRKAASDMGLRVHHILENPIAGLTLYHQSTRET; from the coding sequence ATGATACTGATTGCCGACAGCGGTTCAACCAAAACTCAGTGGAGGATGCTGCAGCCAGATGGTAGTATTAGCCAGGCACGCACCAGTGGCTATAACCCCCACCACCAGACTGCAACAGAAATCAAAGACCTTGTACAAAGCGAGCTGCTCCCGCAGCTACCTGCCGGCAACAAACCGGCCAGCATCCATTTTTACGGTGCCGGCTGCAGCTCAGAAAAAAGTAAAAGCATTGTGCGCATGGCCTTTCGAGAGGTTTTCCCCGATGTGGCCGTAGTGGTAGAACATGACCTGCTGGCAGCCGCCCGTGCCCTCTGTGGTACAGAACCCGGGATTGCCTGCATATTGGGTACCGGCTCCAACTCCTGTTTTTATGATGGCAGCGAAATTACCCACAACGTATATGCCCTGGGCTGGATCATGGGCGATGAGGGCAGTGGTTCTGATCTGGGCAAACGTGTTGTGGCCGATTACCTGCGCTACGATATGCCCGATCACCTGCGCCAGCTCTTTAAACAGGAGCACGATATTACTGCGGAAGATGTGCTGGACAAAATTTACCGCCAACCCTTTCCCAAACCTTATATTGCTTCATTTGCCCGCTTTCTGCACAACAACCTGCAGGATCCCTGGTGCTACCGCCAGGTGTATAACAGCTTTAAGAGCTTCCTGGAACGCAATGTGGTTAAATACCCCGATTACCAGCAGCACAAGCTGCACTTTGTTGGCTCGGTAGCCTACCACTATGCTGATGTATTGCGCAAGGCCGCATCAGACATGGGACTAAGGGTGCATCATATTCTGGAAAATCCTATTGCCGGCCTTACCCTGTATCATCAATCTACCCGAGAAACCTAA
- a CDS encoding ATPase (COG2203 FOG: GAF domain) yields MIRNTFGKEIVPVNDEARLKALYRYEILDTPPEGAFDKIATLAQSIFKVPIALVALVDQKRVFFKANRGMGDTKSVDRGVSLCSLAVLEEGVTVFENANDDPCLLHNPLVAGAFGLRFYAGAPITTHDGYRVGTVCIVDHTPRSFSAEQRSILAQLAGLVMEELELRLSARKALGAQNEMLNMTVHDLKNPINNISGLAHLIEMEISDKESVLTYTGLIHKSAKTLNQVVQNLLDTSLNTSGETNLKLENVNLSSLLWQTIEENKAGLLKKNQSLTTDISKSVRLQADPFRLKLVLDNLISNASKYSDSGSAIDVTLEQTDGTARVAISDNGQGLTAEDHKKLFGKYSRLSATPTANESSTGLGLYIAKKIVQQHKGKIWAESDGKDKGSRFIIELKADHKN; encoded by the coding sequence ATGATCAGGAATACGTTTGGCAAAGAGATTGTACCGGTAAATGACGAAGCAAGGCTAAAGGCTCTATACCGTTATGAAATACTCGACACACCACCGGAGGGTGCTTTTGATAAAATAGCCACACTGGCCCAGTCTATTTTTAAAGTTCCGATTGCACTTGTTGCCCTGGTGGATCAGAAGCGCGTTTTCTTTAAGGCTAACAGGGGCATGGGCGATACCAAAAGTGTGGATCGTGGTGTAAGTCTGTGTTCGCTGGCAGTGCTGGAAGAAGGTGTTACCGTTTTTGAAAATGCAAACGACGACCCCTGCCTGCTGCACAACCCACTGGTGGCTGGTGCATTCGGACTCCGCTTTTATGCCGGTGCCCCCATTACCACACACGATGGCTACCGGGTTGGCACTGTTTGCATTGTTGATCATACCCCACGCAGCTTTTCCGCAGAGCAACGCTCTATACTGGCTCAGCTTGCTGGTCTGGTGATGGAGGAGCTTGAGCTCAGGCTCTCTGCCCGCAAAGCCCTGGGTGCACAAAATGAAATGCTGAACATGACGGTACATGACCTGAAAAATCCAATAAATAACATCAGCGGACTGGCACACCTTATTGAGATGGAAATATCAGACAAGGAGAGTGTACTCACCTATACCGGTCTGATCCATAAATCAGCAAAAACGCTCAACCAGGTTGTTCAAAACCTGTTAGACACCTCCCTGAACACAAGCGGAGAAACAAACCTTAAGCTGGAAAATGTAAATTTATCATCGCTGTTGTGGCAAACTATAGAAGAAAACAAAGCAGGCCTTCTTAAAAAGAATCAGTCACTCACAACCGATATATCCAAGAGTGTAAGGCTGCAGGCAGATCCGTTTCGTTTAAAACTTGTACTTGATAATCTGATCAGCAACGCCTCTAAATATTCTGACTCCGGGAGTGCTATTGACGTTACGCTAGAGCAAACAGACGGCACAGCCAGGGTAGCCATCAGTGATAACGGGCAGGGACTTACCGCAGAAGACCATAAAAAACTATTTGGCAAATACTCACGCTTAAGTGCAACACCAACTGCCAACGAAAGCTCTACAGGCCTGGGGCTTTACATAGCAAAGAAAATTGTACAGCAGCACAAAGGCAAGATCTGGGCAGAAAGCGATGGCAAAGACAAAGGAAGCCGCTTTATTATTGAACTGAAAGCAGACCATAAAAATTAA
- a CDS encoding hypothetical protein (COG0311 Predicted glutamine amidotransferase involved in pyridoxine biosynthesis), with translation MKYQKAGFLTIVALLLLLGSGNVLAKDYTYHTVFVYNFTRYIEWPSAGNETVIGIQGGDKDALMAFEKMAQSKSMGDRKYTVKVISKPEDAAACHVIFIPDKESDKVGAYSQMYSSAPKLIVTERNGLVKKGSMINFVIVDGKMRFELNQEAMDKTGLKVSSQLLSLAIVV, from the coding sequence ATGAAGTACCAAAAAGCAGGGTTTTTAACAATTGTTGCCCTTCTGTTGCTATTAGGAAGCGGTAACGTGCTGGCAAAAGACTACACCTACCACACGGTGTTCGTTTACAACTTTACCAGATACATTGAGTGGCCGAGTGCAGGCAATGAGACAGTCATTGGCATACAGGGAGGTGATAAAGATGCCCTGATGGCCTTTGAAAAAATGGCCCAGAGCAAATCTATGGGAGATCGTAAATATACCGTTAAGGTAATTTCGAAACCGGAAGATGCCGCCGCCTGTCATGTGATCTTCATTCCTGATAAAGAAAGCGATAAAGTAGGAGCTTATTCTCAAATGTACAGCAGCGCTCCTAAACTGATCGTTACCGAACGGAACGGATTAGTGAAGAAAGGATCAATGATCAATTTCGTGATTGTAGACGGCAAAATGCGTTTTGAGCTGAATCAGGAAGCAATGGATAAAACCGGCTTAAAGGTTTCCAGCCAGTTGCTAAGCTTGGCCATTGTGGTTTAA
- a CDS encoding 3-hydroxyacyl-CoA dehydrogenase (COG1250 3-hydroxyacyl-CoA dehydrogenase) has protein sequence MLAEFQERYGQPDEVVYHTVEALPQAELLKADAIFDFWLDSLPERMLQYQRLDSLMLFCNVPKLCLAELQYRYGRPSCSLAGFNGLPGFVNRPLLELSLLDQNDLPRLQSICSALGADFRLVQDRVGMVTPRVVCQIINEAYFTVQEGTATREDIDLGMQLGTNYPMGPFAWCNKIGVKHVFELLQAVLLDTGDERYRICPLLKREYLLQEASERAAM, from the coding sequence ATGTTGGCCGAATTTCAGGAGCGCTATGGTCAGCCCGATGAGGTAGTATATCATACGGTAGAAGCCTTGCCGCAGGCAGAGCTGCTAAAAGCCGATGCCATTTTTGATTTCTGGCTTGATTCTTTGCCCGAACGCATGCTGCAATACCAGCGGCTGGATAGCCTGATGCTTTTCTGTAATGTTCCAAAATTATGCCTGGCAGAGCTGCAGTACCGCTATGGCAGGCCCTCCTGTTCACTGGCAGGGTTTAACGGCCTGCCCGGCTTTGTGAATCGCCCGCTGCTGGAGCTAAGCCTGCTTGATCAGAACGATCTGCCCCGTCTGCAGTCAATATGCAGTGCTTTAGGAGCCGATTTTCGCCTGGTACAGGACCGGGTAGGCATGGTTACCCCCCGGGTGGTGTGCCAGATTATAAATGAGGCCTACTTTACGGTGCAGGAAGGTACCGCCACCCGCGAAGATATAGACCTGGGTATGCAGCTGGGCACCAATTATCCCATGGGGCCTTTTGCCTGGTGCAATAAAATAGGGGTGAAGCATGTGTTTGAACTTTTGCAGGCCGTGCTGCTGGATACAGGCGACGAACGTTACAGAATCTGCCCCCTGCTGAAACGGGAGTACCTGTTGCAGGAAGCTTCCGAGCGGGCTGCCATGTAA
- a CDS encoding endoribonuclease L-PSP (COG0251 Putative translation initiation inhibitor, yjgF family), whose translation MSKSVIYSEQAPAPIGPYSQAIRVKDTLYVSGQIALLAGSGELVKGTIEEETRQVMKNLGAILTAAGMDFGNVAKCTIFIKDMNDFGAINGVYGSFFSDQQPPARETVEVSRLPKDVRVEISCIAVA comes from the coding sequence ATGAGCAAAAGCGTAATCTATAGCGAACAGGCCCCCGCCCCAATCGGTCCTTACAGCCAGGCAATTCGCGTAAAAGATACCCTCTATGTTTCGGGCCAGATTGCCTTGCTTGCCGGCAGCGGCGAGCTGGTTAAAGGTACTATTGAAGAGGAAACCCGCCAGGTAATGAAAAATCTGGGAGCCATTTTAACAGCAGCAGGTATGGACTTTGGTAATGTGGCCAAGTGCACCATTTTCATCAAAGACATGAATGATTTTGGCGCCATCAATGGCGTGTATGGCAGTTTTTTTTCTGATCAGCAGCCGCCGGCACGCGAAACTGTAGAGGTAAGTCGCCTGCCAAAAGATGTTCGTGTGGAAATTTCCTGCATAGCCGTGGCCTGA